Proteins encoded within one genomic window of Besnoitia besnoiti strain Bb-Ger1 chromosome II, whole genome shotgun sequence:
- a CDS encoding ribosomal protein RPL29 (encoded by transcript BESB_033670) produces the protein MRAERPALSSPIHPHAPTAEPLPSQASPWRHTFDPPAAFVAPFRPSRPKASTLFASSTRNFALASEKVVRGAASNALAASPRSSHLNTPQSAGQAASRRPQSTSSFLRSAAGRGAAGDSQMRWRFRDFPAPLVSLLEGDCDFGVVAREDAAETAAGKRSRRREAPVLVEVELLPAARSRRFTGGRKRGPLQLPEDAETRGASRATPRGIGMLEMKVRKGKEIRELSTPEIEREILWTRQEIARLELLKRAYSTEYKPHLLKEARHLLAQLLTIRYERHLGLRKDIDPWQQGPLVASGGSCASTATGTGAEVEQKPTPPADARSAPSPAAAASNENAEKTPKAQNSSPPASPSPRAAASGAPSSSSKEGGAAPAQTRREQQSEPRKAPAHERPAEKAAEPRRTETVSSDKAPGTKAVQGASLSKLTTRETRETDKEETSKETTRGRPKGRKTLADGDPRPDTKREVAASSQSPRALVSSESPGELHGRQGAEAHGTPRRAKEEKTKCTEKTASVAVEAEKSAAKGTQTRRVKLSEGATAKTVKTSKADEAAKEEKKATPQAGGRGRKHTQSATAEPETLEASSHRAPKGSSSALKSRGGGAEATAHSSKLSVPPVAPPGPLLASYSAPASFFSLQPVSAARPHSSSSLSLAPSLPTPSSFKEFVASEFARAEQNPVSSVSSSRLASDRRGGVGARPAGEDGGRVSLMKDDQTPHASASASMSSLSSKGTSQRRSPHVSGEAAARNARPASALTLSLFPRGGGPAAIDLRRDAAAQKPASLQGIERL, from the exons ATGCGTGCCGAGCGGCCTGCGCTGTCGAGCCCAATTCATCCGCATGCACCCACCGCCGAGCCTCTGCcgtcgcaggcctcgcctTGGCGACACACCTTCGACCCTCCAGCAGCGTTTGTAGCTCCATTCAGACCGTCGCGTCCGAAGGCGTCCACTCTCTTTGCGTCAAGCACCCGAAACTTCGCCctggcgagcgagaaggtagtccgcggcgccgcttcaaACGCCCTGGCAGCCTCTCCTCGTTCGTCACATCTGAACACTCCCCAGTCAGCAGGACAAgccgcttctcgccggcCTCAATCTACCTCCTCATTCCTTCGCTCTGCCGCtggacgaggcgccgcaggggatTCGCAGATGCGGTGGCGGTTTCGAGActtccctgcgccgctggtCAGCCTCCTGGAGGGCGACTGCGATTTCGGGGTTGTGGCTcgagaggacgcagcggagacagccgccgGAAAGCGAtccaggcgccgcgaagcgccagTCCTCGTGGAGGTGGAGCTGCTTCCAGCCGCCCGGTCGCGCCGGTTCACCGGAGGCAGGAAGCGAggtccgctgcagctgccggaggacgccgagacgAGGGgagcgtctcgcgcgacgccgcgcggcatAGGGATGTTGGAGATGAAGGTTCGAAAAGGCAAAGAAATTCGCGAGCTGTCGACGCCAGAAATCGAGCGC GAGATTCTGTGGACGCGGCAGGAGATTGCGCGTCTGGAGCTTCTGAAGCGTGCGTACAGCACCGAATATAAGCCACATCTGctgaaggaggcgcggcatttgctggcgcagctgctcacGATTCGCTACGAGCGACACCTCGGGCTGCGCAAGGACATCGACCCGTGGCAGCAAGGCCCTCTGGTGGCGTCGGGCGGGTCCTGTGCCTCCACAGCCACGGGCACAGGCGCAGAAGTCGAACAGAAACCAACCccgcccgcggacgcgaggagTGCGCCTTcccccgcagctgcagcctccaacgagaacgcagagaagacgccgaaggcgcagaactcttcgcctccggcgtctccttctcctcgcgcggcggcgtcgggcgccccttcctcgtcttcgaaggagggcggcgcggcgcccgcgcagacgagaagagagcAACAGAGCGAACCCCGCAAAGCACCAGCGCACGAACGCCCGGCAGAGaaagccgcggagccgcgtaGGACCGAAACCGTGAGCAGCGACAAGGCCCCTGGCACGAAGGCAGTCCAGGGCGCTTCGCTCTCCAAGCTGACGACtcgggagacgcgcgaaacCGATaaggaggagacgagcaAAGAGACGACCCGCGGCCGTCCCAAAGGGCGGAAGACCCTCGCCGACGGAGATCCCCGCCCAGACACGAAGAGGGAAGTTGCGGCCTCCTCTCAGTCGCCTCGTGCACTGGTTTCCAGCGAGTCACCGGGCGAGCTGCACGGGCGACAGGGCGCCGAGGCACACGgaacgccgcgcagagcgaaagaagagaagacaaaGTGCACCGAAAAAACGGCGAGCGTCGCGGTGGAGGCTGAGAAGTCCGCGGCAAAGGGGACTCAGACGCGGCGCGTCAAGCTCTCAGAAGGAGCGACGGCCAAGACTGTGAAGACGTCGAAGGCGGAtgaagcagcgaaggaggagaagaaagcgacgccgcaggctggcgggagaggaagaaagcacACACAGAGTGCGACGGCGGAGCCTGAGACTCTCGAGGCGTCGTCTCACCGAGCGCCAAAGGGTTCCTCGTCAGCGCTCaagagccgcggaggcggcgctgaggcaACCGCTCATTCTTCCAAGCTTTCTGTGCCCCCCGTTGCGCCGCCAGgtcccctcctcgcctcttaTTCGGCACccgcctctttcttctctctgcagcccgtgtccgctgcgaggcctcactcgtcgtcgtcgctttcgctcgcgccttctctcccgaCACCTTCTTCCTTCAAGGAGTTCGTCGCCTCGGAGTTCGCCCGGGCGGAGCAAAATCcggtctcctccgtctcctcgtcgcggctcgccagcgaccgccgcggaggcgtaggcgcgaggcccgctGGAGAGGACGGGGGACGGGTGTCTCTGATGAAGGACGACCAAACCCCccacgcctctgcgtcggcctccatgtcttctctttcttctaAAGGGacttcgcagaggcgctcgccgcacgtatcgggcgaggcggcggcacgcaACGCGAGACCAGCGTCGGCGCTCACGCTCTCGCTGTtcccacgcggcggcgggcctgcCGCAATTGACTTGCGgagggacgccgcggcgcagaaacCTGCGAGCCTCCAGGGGATTGAGCGGCTGTAA
- a CDS encoding penicillin amidase (encoded by transcript BESB_033680): MAGLHRRILFASGALGILGLAVLFQVYVYTQYPTHRSVNRLLDFLSYLISFAALPVIRQFFTINETFWDQDHELQGLKAGVDVYRDKYGVPYIFGHNVNDVNYVQAFIEYTERPFQLEFLRRLATGQLAETLGEELLSADFISRLLVDREAVEKKLKELAPDALFHIHHLARAWNEAAAKLQARPIEFALLDWQPHTSWTPTEILQVSSTVSFFLNRGFTVDFCRALLKKELRSYWKAFDIRLSDPRIPFVNSEGFFPSLFDQRGVRVAYGSPGPPDDAWARRRPPASPADGGADAQSPSRAAAPAAKAERTAEADGRAEAPRSQTQSQAQQAKHPRGAAQAPRAKRDSGISLGKWGGSNGWAVAGKYSASGHPILAGDPHLEATAPGTSFWLPLFRAVGPSALLTTPPWVADGAKASASAPADSHAAPGDKAAAAQEQPSRLTGAGFVGFATVFIGHNGQTAWTQTVAHTDIEDLFLVKLDGSGEHYFYDGRWVPLRMRVEAIAVRGFEKPVNYLLRYTHHGPLISDAYEELQALLQPDEALAFASAAIRSPPAMGFGPTLNFGKDWRDLLSVSRANPQSEFVTVWATREGDIGASLSGGVPVRAKASDAEGDFRDGSSSAADWNGIITPESLPHVMNPKEGFVASANCQIAPDPDDLLGQVYVPGNRIRRIHERLRDLIRRKKKITVQDMMEMQLDVESINGREFRDYVLRKLLFAFGAPSPGAAPTGTAGTDEATEEAKEGELQEQTKREEAERGRSPPGSLEIEATRQACAKEGLTQSDGDLLADIFRDWDGRMNGDSTAATVYEVWIQWLLQELFKLHNFSDLALFVVAGGGLHSIWLPRTEMLNHWRGNLMRALETGDRVITDVTTPVALLCRGAASALRWLRERYGDARAWRWGSVRARFFTHILGEAVPLLRHSASIGPLSWGGNYGTVRAHHSEPHVLSHETPRESQYTKGLDTPAFRMVVDTGNFSNSFWAFAPGVSGWVGSRHYDDMAQTMEEGQGRWCDHFSFVSGILSRALPRVSRVAPATAIASGVSGCDFFSSEFMVPMLWTDEQIAAAAVTHARFLPAGAKGLEPSSARGARVNVEL; the protein is encoded by the exons ATGGCGGGTCTTCACCGGCGCATTCTCTTCGCGTCTGGGGCGTTGGGGATCCTCGGGCTTGCCGTCCTGTTTCAGGTCTACGTATACACCCAA TACCCCACACACCGGTCTGTGAACCGTCTGCTTGACTTCCTGTCTTACCTcatctccttcgccgccctgccCGTGATTCGGCAGTTCTTCACAATCAACGAGACGTTCTGGGATCAGGATCACGAG CTTCAAGGGCTGAAGGCAGGCGTCGATGTCTACCGAGATAAATACGGCGTTCCGTACATATTCGGACACAACG TGAACGACGTAAACTATGTTCAAGCCTTCATTGAATATACAG agaggcccTTCCAGCTCGAGTTTCTGCGTCGGCTGGCGACGGGTCAGCTCGCTGAGACGCTAGGCGAGGAGCTCCTCAGCGCGGACTTTATCTCTCG GCTCCTCGTGGACCGCGAGGCGGTGGAGAAAAAACTCAAGGAACTCGCCCCGGATGCGCTCTTCCACATTCACCATCTTGCGCGAG CGTGGAacgaagcggcggcgaagctccAGGCGCGGCCGATCGAGTTCGCGTTGCTCGACTGGCAACCCCACACTTCGTGGACGCCGACGGAGATCCTTCAGGTCTCGTCGACGgtctcgttttttctcaACCGGGGCTTCACAGTGGACTTCTGCCGCGCTCTGCTCAAGAAGGAACTCCGGTCCTACTGGAAA GCTTTCGACATCCGGCTGTCGGATCCGCGCATTCCCTTCGTGAACTCCGAGGGCTTCTTTCCGTCGCTCTTCGACCAGCGCGGGGTCCGCGTGGCCTACGGGTCTCCAGGCCCGCCAGACGACGCCTGGgcccggcgcaggccgcccgcgtctccggcAGACgggggcgcagacgcgcagtcCCCgtcgcgggcagcggcgccagcggcgaaggcagagcgcaccgcggaggccgacgggcgcgcagaagcgccgcgctcgcagaCACAGAGCCAAGCCCAGCAGGCAAAGCATCcccgaggcgcggcgcaggcgccgcgggcgaaaAGAGACTCCGGCATCTCACTCGGCAAATGG GGAGGAAGCAACGGCTGGGCTGTCGCCGGCAAGTACAGCGCGTCAGGTCACCCGATCCTCGCGGGCGACCCGCATCTCGAGGCCACGGCCCCAGGCACGT CCTTCTGGCTTCCGCTGTTCCGCGCCGTTGGGCCTTCCGCGCTCCTGACAACTCCGCCGTGGGTGGCGGACGGCGCCAAGGCCTCCGCCAgtgcgcctgcagactcgcacgcggcgcctggcgacaaggccgccgctgcgcaggagcAGCCCTCGCGCCTGACGGGGGCGGGATTCGTCGGGTTCGCGACTGTCTTCATTGGGCACAACGGTCAGACAGCCTGGACGCAGACCGTCGCGCACACAGACATCGAGGACTTGTTCCTCGTGAAGCTCGACGGCTCCGGAGAACACTATTTTTACGACGGCCGCTGGGTCcccctgcgcatgcgcgttgAAGCGATCGCCGTGCGG GGTTTCGAGAAGCCCGTCAATTACCTCCTTCGGTACACGCACCATGGGCCGCTCATCAGCGACGCCTacgaggagctgcaggcgctgctgcagcccgaCGAAGCTCTCGCCTTTGCGTCCGCTGCAA TTCGGTCGCCGCCAGCAATGGGGTTTGGACCGACGCTGAACTTCGGAAAGGACTGGCGCGACTTGCTCAGCGTG TCGAGAGCCAATCCGCAGTCGGAGTTCGTCACAGTCTGGGCGAcccgcgaaggagacatcggcgcgtcgctgagTGGCGGCGTCCCTGTACGAGCcaaggcgagcgacgccgaaggcgactTCAGAGATGGGTCGAGTTCTGCAGCCGACTGGAAC GGCATCATCACGCCGGAGAGTCTCCCGCACGTGATGAACCCGAAGGAAggcttcgtcgcctcggcgAACTGCCAAATCGCCCCAGACCCCGACGACCTCCTTGGCCAGGTCTACGTGCCCGG CAACCGGATTCGGCGAATACACGAAAGACTCCGCGATTTGATTCGGCGGAAAAAGAAGATTACCGTGCAGGACATGATGGAGATGCAG CTCGACGTCGAAAGTATCAACGGACGGGAATTTCGCGACTACGTCCTCCGCaagctcctcttcgccttcggcgcgccgtcgccaggcGCAGCACCCACGGGCACAGCAGGAACAGACGAAGCAACTGAAGAAGCAAAAGAAGGCGAGTTGCAGGAGCAGACCAAACGTGAAGAggcagagcgaggcagaTCGCCTCCTGGCTCGCTGGAGATCGAAGCCACGCGCCAAGCCTGCGCGAAAGAAGGTCTGACGcagagcgacggagacct TCTGGCTGATATTTTCCGCGACTGGGATGGCCGCATGAACGGCGACTCCACGGCCGCCACGGTCTACGAAGTCTGGATCCagtggctgctgcaggagctcTTCAAACTTCACAACTTTTCGGATCTCGCGCTCTTTGTCGTGGCAG GCGGCGGACTCCACTCGATCTGGCTTCCGCGGACTGAGATGCTGAATCACTGGAGAGGCAATTTGATGCGGGCTCTCGAGACCGGCG ACCGAGTGATTACAGACGTGACGACGCCGGTCGCGCTGCTGTGTAggggcgcggcgtccgcgctgcGGTGGCTGAGAGAGCGATAcggggacgcgcgcgcctggcgctggGGCTCTGTGCGGGCGCGCTTCTTCACGCACATCCTCGGCGAGGCCGTTCCGCTTCTGCGGCACTCCGCATCCATCGGGCCTCTGAGCTGGGGCGGGAACTATGGCACGGTTCGCGCCCACCACAGCGAGCCTCATG TCCTCAGTcacgagacgccgcgagagagccaGTACACGAAAGGACTCGACACTCCAGCCTTCCGAATG GTCGTCGATACGGGGAACTTTTCAAACAGCTTCTGGGCCTTCGCGCCGGGCGTCTCGGGCTGGGTCGGCAGCCGCCACTATGACGACATGGCGCAGACCATGGAGGAAGGACAAG GCCGCTGGTGCGACCACTTTAGCTTCGTTTCGGGGATTTTGTCGCGGGCTTTGCCTCGCGTTTCACGGGTGGCTCCTGCCACGGCCATCGCCTCGGGAGTCAGCGGGTGTGACTTTTTTTCCTCAGAGTTCATGGTGCCGATGCTCTGGACAGACGAGCAgatcgccgctgccgcagtcACGCACGCGCGGTTCCTCCCTGCGGGGGCCAAGGGCCTCGAAcccagcagcgcgcgaggcgcccgcgtcaACGTGGAGTTGTAG
- a CDS encoding hypothetical protein (encoded by transcript BESB_033690), translating to MRGRTEETTRKESGAFRKLKKKPQKGTGGERGAIEVEERPNRLPHQQRISKLGAFFASGKPIFFFILSSGALASSGSEPRAKPSGSKEQQPARHGVHALAAVSVPSCFLANEFRFSSERLSRQAGPSNATGVVCLSRLHTPERLEAAFAASLSRVVFVVAVLPPLGRQSVAFRCRGEVCGRARGMPSESPVGVSSASPTPRLRVFSSFLGLARLAAVSPPGGPESVLCGGAGHGSTGTQWTLRVSVTSPRRAERALAACLALTPGRCDAAAAGPSFGPRDAMRIFFRGTHRIRTAHAQPPSAESRAEAARRPRTGKNPRYSQARREPGAHLHSSCVPSCNLHISAKRPPVFVNAFAPRESTAESLCSPSSRATPKDREGAA from the exons ATGAGAGGCAGAACGGAGGAGACAACCAGAAAGGAGTCTGGCGCCTTCCGAAAACTGAAAaagaagccgcagaaggGGACGGGAGGCGAACGAGGAGCTATAGa AGTTGAGGAGAGACCCAATCGTCTGCCTCACCAGCAACGGATATCGAAGCTCGGAGCCTTCTTTGCGAGCGGGAAGCCGATTTTCTTTTTCATTCTGTCGAGCGGGGCTCTCGCGAGCAGCGGCTCAGAGCCACGCGCAAAGCCGTCTGGTTCGAAAGAGCAGCAGCCAGCGAGACACGGAGTCCACGCCCTTGCTGCTGTCTCCGTGCCCTCGTGCTTTCTCGCGAACGAGTTCAGATTCTCCTCCGAGCGACTGAGTCGACAAGCCGGCCCTTCGAATGCAACGGGAGTCGTCTGTCTGTCGCGCCTGCACACTCCCGAGAGGCTCGAAGCGGcattcgccgcctccctctctcgcgtcgtcttcgtcgtcgctgttcTTCCCCCCCTCGGGCGGCAGTCAGTCGCATTCCGCTGCCGAGGGGAAGTCTGTGGAAGGGCACGCGGGATGCCTTCGGAGTCACCTGTTGGGGTCTCAAGCGCGTCTCCAACGCCGCGACTGCGGGTTTTCTCCAGTTTCCTCGGTttggcgcgcctcgcagcagtTTCGCCGCCCGGGGGCCCAGAGTCCGttctgtgcggcggcgcaggtcACGGCTCGACGGGGACGCAGTGGACTCTGCGCGTTTCCGTCACTTCCCCGCGGAGAGCTGAgcgggcgctcgctgcctgctTGGCTTTGACTCCTGGCAGGTgcgacgctgctgccgcgggtCCCAGTTTCGGCCCAAGAGACGCAATGAGAATCTTTTTCCGCGGCACACACCGCATTCGCACCGCGCACGCTCAGCCACCCtctgcggagagccgcgcagaggccgcgcggcgccctcgcacgGGCAAGAATCCGCGATATTCGCAAGCTCGTCGCGAGCCGGGCGCACATTTGCACAGTTCTTGCGTCCCGAGCTGCAACTTGCATATTTCTGCAAAGCGGCCCCCTGTTTTCGTCAACgcgttcgcgccgcgcgagtcgaCGGCGGAGAGTCTCTGCAGTCCGTCGTCACGCGCGACACCGAAGGatcgagaaggcgccgcttAA
- a CDS encoding hypothetical protein (encoded by transcript BESB_033700), whose protein sequence is MAQPPSASGASASESGGAASQSSQAGSSACGFSSRFSSCPPPPPASSFPAPPPVSAPPPRRSNFSSAPSGFSSAPPSFSGFSAAPQMPFASFSAPAPPPLPPPPKPPRPTEAEQEEEDFQAAIFSSAAAASRGRAKQLQAPDGCSSAGSADSAAAVQQAQASMSAIAAGSLNTRNAIQGFSRAANVEAPSATARSGEKAAPKVQVNIEPVNATDELGRKVWDKAYYESLAKSKEDDDDVFSYLPQPKQKKAAPPIEHRKALQRRDFSIDLTKELGKTKIVTLQTPRMQQGGFWCDVCECLIKDSAAYMDHINGRNHNRMLGMTMRVERAAPKQVISKLREMQRQSQLELEGEEGEGPFSGDARGQGGGSEAAGAAAAGGQAAIDENYDDIDRIKRRLEELQKQEEERKMRKKLKKKKKATKSEEDAKNGDKDDERAAAGTKASGAVKHEQQEEDEEQKMLKAVGLPASFVGS, encoded by the exons ATGGCGcagcctccctccgcgtcgggcgcctcggcgtctgagtctggcggcgcggcgagccagtCCAGCCAGGCAGGCTCTTCTGCCTGCGGATTCTCCTCACGCTTCTCCTcctgtccgccgccgccgccggcgtcgagtttccctgcgccgccgccggtctccgcgccgccgccgcgtcgctcgaaCTTCTCCTCGGCACCCTCGGGGTTTTCTTCAGCGCCACCTTCCTTCTCGGGTTTTTCCGCAGCCCCGCAGATGCCGTTTGCgagcttctccgcgcccgcgccgccaccgctcccgccgccgcccaagccgccgcggccgacggaggcggagcaggaggaagaggactTCCAGGCGGCGATCTTCtcttcggcggctgcggcgagtcgcggccgcgcgaagcagctgcaggcgcccgacggctgcagcagcgccggcagcgccgacagcgccgccgccgtgcagcaggcgcaggctTCCATGAGCGCTATCGCCGCAGGGTCCCTCAACACGCGCAACGCTATCCAGGGCTTCTCCCGCGCGGCAAACgtcgaggcgccgagcgccaccgcgcgcagcggcgagaaggccgcccCCAAGGTGCAAGTCAATATTGAGCCAGTCAACGCCACCGACGAACTCGGCCGAAAg GTGTGGGATAAAGCGTACTACGAGTCCCTCGCGAAGTCGAAGGAAGATGACGACGACGTGTTTTCCTACCTGCCGCAGCCcaagcagaagaaagccgcgccgcccatcGAGCACCGAAAGGCCTTGCAGCGGCGAGATTTCTCCATTGACCTGACAAAGGAGCTCGGAAAAACAAAAATCGTCACTCTCCAAACgcctcgcatgcagcagggAGG CTTCTGGTGCGACGTGTGCGAGTGCCTTATAAAGGACTCTGCGGCATACATGGATCACATCAACGGTCGCAACCATAACCGCATGCTCG GTATGACGATGCGCGtagagcgcgcggcgccgaagcagGTCATTAGCAAGTTGAGAGAGATGCAGCGACAGTCCCAGTTGGAgctcgagggagaagagggcgaagggCCTTTTTCCGGCGACGCCAGAGGGCAGGGCGGGGGCTCGGAGGCGGctggggctgcggcggcgggcggccaGGCGGCGATTGATGAGAACTACGACGACATCGACAGGATCAAGCGGCGGCTCGAGGAGCTTCagaagcaggaggaagagcgcAAGATGCGGAAGAAACtcaaaaagaagaagaaggccacgaagagcgaggaagacgcgaagaacGGCGACAAAGACGACGAGCGTGCTGCCGCCGGAACGAAGGCCTCAGGGGCAGTGAAGCACGAACaacaggaggaagacgaggaacaGAAGATGCTCAAAGCCGTGGGGCTTCCAGCGTCGTTCGTTGGGAGCTGA
- a CDS encoding SAG-related sequence (encoded by transcript BESB_033710), giving the protein MAVSRHAKSMWGICFTVSAVLVLLEPIRGHAEEKPASGEVKTCTPQATETEVALSLTPEMSSISFNCGTKTAVLSPANNSFSVKPDCSEPQPLTNLCSGATLTKAGETTGELQTYVLTVPQEGRRGQILYYSCSEAAPIENRRQVKGDPGAAGNKGKCTLKITLEKPPTEAQDDQGKPPAALECKAGTLTATASTEKPVSFKCSESMVLHPENSADVFEDSDGKCAKKESLAKLVDATLSSKPQGGDQPGAKEYTFAVKTPPVHDTALCYKCVAADTDSQKSRSASMRATPADEGKECVVKISVTGTSGASPSGAAVWAVPVCLIGGGLIMNLLYV; this is encoded by the coding sequence ATGGCGGTGTCGCGGCACGCAAAAAGTATGTGGGGAATTTGCTTCACCGTTTCGGCGGTGTTGGTACTTCTGGAACCAATCCGCGGtcacgcagaagaaaagccTGCGTCCGGTGAAGTAAAGACATGCACGCCTCAAGCGACTGAGACCGAGGTGGCCTTGTCACTCACTCCCGAGATGTCGAGCATTTCGTTCAACTGTGGTACCAAAACTGCAGTACTTAGTCCCGCAAACAATTCTTTCAGCGTTAAGCCTGACTGCAGTGAGCCACAGCCTCTTACGAACCTGTGTTCCGGCGCCACACTAACGAAAGCCGGAGAGACAACAGGCGAATTGCAAACTTACGTGCTAACCGTCCCTCAAGAGGGTCGCAGAGGCCAGATTCTGTACTACAGCTGCAGTGAAGCCGCTCCCATTGAAAACAGGCGACAGGTGAAGGGAGAtcccggcgctgctggcaaCAAAGGCAAGTGCACTCTCAAGATCACCCTCGAGAAACCACCGACTGAGGCCCAAGACGACCAGGGAAAGCCGCCCGCTGCCCTCGAATGCAAGGCAGGCACGTTGACCGCGACCGCTTCCACAGAGAAACCCGTTTCCTTCAAATGCTCTGAATCCATGGTGCTGCATCCAGAGAATTCCGCCGACGTGTTTGAGGACAGCGACGGTAAatgcgcgaagaaggaatcGCTCGCGAAGCTCGTTGATGCCACATTGAGTTCCAAACCACAGGGTGGAGACCAGCCTGGAGCCAAAGAATACACATTCGCTGTAAAGACGCCTCCTGTTCACGATACGGCGCTTTGCTACAAATGTGTCGCCGCGGACACGGACAGCCAGAAGAGTCGCTCTGCGTCTATGCGAGCAACACCGGCTGACGAAGGGAAGGAATGCGTGGTCAAGATTTCCGTCACGGGGACGTCGGGGGCGTCTCCGTCTGGAGCAGCAGTGTGGGCTGTGCCTGTCTGCCTGATCGGGGGGGGATTAATCATGAATCTGCTCTACGTGTGA
- a CDS encoding SAG-related sequence (encoded by transcript BESB_033720) — translation MTLDPKPPKEVFDDHDGQCTKKVPLTDLVEAELQTLNEAEKKYTLTVKTAPVHDAVLCYKCVKETTPPQPTPDPSVEAAAKAVEHCMLKIAVKGTSDPSTSAAALLAVPSFFVWEFVLGSLRA, via the coding sequence ATGACGCTCGACCCGAAACCTCCTAAAGAAGTGTTCGACGATCATGATGGGCAGTGCACGAAGAAGGTTCCCCTCACGGATCTTGTTGAAGCTGAGTTGCAAACGTTAaacgaagcagagaagaaatACACCCTAACCGTGAAAACAGCACCCGTCCATGACGCCGTACTGTGCTACAAGTGCGTGAAGGAAACTACTCCGCCCCAGCCCACGCCGGACCCCTCTGTTGAAGCTGCAGCCAAGGCTGTCGAGCACTGCATGCTAAAAATTGCCGTGAAGGGTACATCGGACCCATCTACGTCGGCAGCTGCCTTATTGGCTGTGCCTTCTTTTTTCGTGTGGGAATTCGTGCTCGGCAGCTTGCGTGCTTGA
- a CDS encoding SAG-related sequence (encoded by transcript BESB_033730) translates to MSSFRFGGAFVAIAMALLNSGFISCSATEDVQESSGTTSCTPTPQGHTVELTLKHNEPNISFDCGVQDAKLTPENSMFCDKPDCQEPRPLTDLGKDVSLATPSPQKNPPTYLLTIPQESRKGQIMYYSCSKAAPIEIRRQVEGDLTAAGNKGKCTLKITLEKPPTEAQDDQGKPPAALECKAGTLTATASTEKPVSFKCSESMVLHPENSADVFEDSDGKCAKKESLAKLVDATLSSKPQDGDQPGAKEYTFAVKTPPVHDTALCYKCVAADTDSQKSRSASMRATPADEGKECVVKISVTGTSGASPSGAAVWAVPVCLIGGD, encoded by the coding sequence ATGAGTTCGTTTCGATTCGGTGGCGCCTTTGTCGCCATTGCCATGGCTCTGCTGAATTCGGGATTCATCTCCTGTTCGGCGACGGAAGATGTCCAAGAGTCCAGTGGCACCACGTCGTGCACTCCTACACCCCAAGGACATACGGTTGAACTGACCCTCAAGCATAACGAGCCAAACATTTCGTTCGACTGTGGCGTGCAAGATGCCAAACTTACTCCAGAAAATAGTATGTTCTGTGACAAACCAGACTGTCAAGAGCCACGACCTCTGACAGACCTCGGTAAGGACGTCTCCCTTGCTACCCCATCTCCTCAGAAAAACCCGCCGACGTACCTGCTGACGATCCCTCAAGAGAGTCGCAAAGGCCAGATTATGTACTACAGCTGCAGTAAAGCCGCTCCCATTGAAATCAGGCGACAGGTGGAGGGAGATCTCACCGCTGCTGGCAACAAAGGCAAGTGCACTCTCAAGATCACCCTCGAGAAACCACCGACTGAGGCCCAAGACGACCAGGGAAAGCCGCCCGCTGCCCTCGAATGCAAGGCAGGCACGTTGACCGCGACCGCTTCCACAGAGAAACCCGTTTCCTTCAAATGCTCTGAATCCATGGTGCTGCATCCAGAGAATTCCGCCGACGTGTTTGAGGACAGCGACGGTAAatgcgcgaagaaggaatcGCTCGCGAAGCTCGTTGATGCCACATTGAGTTCCAAACCACAGGATGGAGACCAGCCTGGAGCCAAAGAATACACATTCGCTGTAAAGACGCCTCCTGTTCACGATACGGCGCTTTGCTACAAATGTGTCGCCGCGGACACGGACAGCCAGAAGAGTCGCTCTGCGTCTATGCGAGCAACACCGGCTGACGAAGGGAAGGAATGCGTGGTCAAGATTTCCGTCACAGGGACGTCGGGGGCGTCTCCGTCTGGAGCAGCAGTGTGGGCTGTGCCTGTCTGCCTGATCGGGGGGGATTAA